The genome window TGGTTCGGTAAAAGGGAAATACGATGGCCTTAAACGAATCTGGGTTTTTGCATCAAACATTTCCCGCGAAAAATACAAGAGTGTTTGCTTCAGGTCGGCAAACGAAACATTTTTATCCACATACAGGCCCTCAACCTGGTGGAAGAGGCAATGCGCGCGTGCTGAAATAGCCTCGTTGCGGTAAACCCGTCCAGGAAAGATGGCTCGCATTGGGGGCTTGTGCTTTTCCATATAGCGGATCTGAACCGAAGAAGTGTGCGTGCGTAAGGCAATATCGGGGTCTTTCTCAATGAAAAAAGTATCCTGCATGTCTCTTGCCGGATGGTCGGGCGGGAAATTGAGGGCCGTAAAATTATGCCAGTCGTCTTCAATTTCCGGGCCCTCGGCAACAGGAAATCCGAGTTTTGTGAAAACCTCAATTACTTTGTTAAGTACAAGCGAAACAGGATGGCGCGAACCCAATTCCTTGAAATCAACCGGTAAAGTGAGATCCAGGTTTGAACCCGATGATGTTTTTTCCTGTTCAAAGCTGGTTTTGATCTGGGCAACTTTTTCCTGCAACCTGTTCTTTAGGTCGTTGAGCAGCAGTCCGGTTTCTTTTCGCTCTTCGGCTGCAACATTTTTGAAGTCGGCAAACAGATCGTTCAGCAATCCTTTTTTACCTAGGTATTTAATGCGCATTTCTTCTGCTTCGGCAGCAGTATCTGCCCTGAAAGCCTCGACTTCTTTCAGCAATTGATGGATACGTTCTTTCATCCGAAAGCAAAATTATTTGAGCAGGTTCATTCTCATTTTTATTTCCTTCACCGGACGATCGCCCTGTGCTGTTTGTACAGCTGCAATTTTATCAACAACTTCAAGCCCTGAAATCACTTCGCCAAAAACAGTGTAATCACCATCGAGGTGCGGGGTTCCGCCAAGGGTCGCATAAGTTTCAATTTGTTCGGGGGTGAAATTTTTACCAACCCGCTGGGTCATAACATCAAGTTCCTGTTTTGAAAATTGCCGGCCCTGTACAATGTAAAACTGCGAACCGGATGATTCTTTTTTGGGATTTACCTGATCAGGCTTGCGGGCTGCTGAAAGCGCACCTTTTTTATGATAAAAAGGGCTTACGATTTCAGCCGGAACGGTATATCCGGGATCTTCCATGCCGGTAGTTCCACCACCACCCTGAATCATAAAATCACGGATTACACGGTGAAAGATTGAACCATTGTAATAACCTTCGTTCACCAGCTTGATAAAATTATCGCGGTGCAAGGGGGTTTCGTTATACAGTTTCACAGTAATGTCACCCATATCGGTATGGATTACTACTACGTATTCTTTCTCGGTTTTTGTTTGAGTCTGCGACATGATTAATGAATTAAACGTGACTAATAGAGTAATTGCAAATAAAAAACGTTTCATGATTTTAGGATTTTGGTTCAACGGCAATATTACAAATTTTTAAGCGATTGGGATTACAAATGACCGGAGTTGGAAGAATCAGAAAGGTAGTCTTTTAAGAGATCCTTACCCTGCCATGTTCCTATAGCAAGGTATGGCCTGAGGCGGGTGAACATTTCTTCTTTAAATCCACTATGTTCTCTGGCTTTCCTGATTGCCTCCATGTGGTTTGGTTTACCCACAAAAGCATCGAGGCAGGAAGCATTCTCCCAGATGCTGAAAGTGGCTTGTTCAAATACAGGATATTCACCTATACCTTTCGAGAAGATCAGGCCCTGGTGGTTAATAAGTTCAGCGCTTATGCGGGGAACCAATCGCAGGAATCTGAAAAGAAAGCGTTTGCGTAAGGAAGCACGCGTAAGTACGCAGATAAGGCTGCTTGTTGTATCCGCATCTGCAAACTCCCATTTATTAAAAC of Bacteroidales bacterium contains these proteins:
- a CDS encoding peptidylprolyl isomerase, producing the protein MKRFLFAITLLVTFNSLIMSQTQTKTEKEYVVVIHTDMGDITVKLYNETPLHRDNFIKLVNEGYYNGSIFHRVIRDFMIQGGGGTTGMEDPGYTVPAEIVSPFYHKKGALSAARKPDQVNPKKESSGSQFYIVQGRQFSKQELDVMTQRVGKNFTPEQIETYATLGGTPHLDGDYTVFGEVISGLEVVDKIAAVQTAQGDRPVKEIKMRMNLLK
- a CDS encoding spheroidene monooxygenase; the protein is MKQMRLSVSPMRKMEGLQFFKPLGTGSGTGYSMWPDFSVYGLLAVWKSHEQANSYLESQLFRNFVNNSVEQYTIFLTPISSHGSWSGFNKWEFADADTTSSLICVLTRASLRKRFLFRFLRLVPRISAELINHQGLIFSKGIGEYPVFEQATFSIWENASCLDAFVGKPNHMEAIRKAREHSGFKEEMFTRLRPYLAIGTWQGKDLLKDYLSDSSNSGHL
- the pheS gene encoding phenylalanine--tRNA ligase subunit alpha; its protein translation is MKERIHQLLKEVEAFRADTAAEAEEMRIKYLGKKGLLNDLFADFKNVAAEERKETGLLLNDLKNRLQEKVAQIKTSFEQEKTSSGSNLDLTLPVDFKELGSRHPVSLVLNKVIEVFTKLGFPVAEGPEIEDDWHNFTALNFPPDHPARDMQDTFFIEKDPDIALRTHTSSVQIRYMEKHKPPMRAIFPGRVYRNEAISARAHCLFHQVEGLYVDKNVSFADLKQTLLYFSREMFDAKTQIRLRPSYFPFTEPSAEMDISCNICGGKGCNICKYTGWVEILGCGMVDPKVLENCNIDSNEYTGFAFGIGIERMALLLYQINDLRLFFENDLRFLKQFRSVV